The DNA sequence GCCGCGGCCCGCCCCCAGTACCGTCGTCCGCACGCCGTCCGTGGGCAGGGGCGGATGCGGGGGAGGGGCGGATGACGACCACACCGTGGCACCCTCGGGAGCCGTCGCCGACGCGACCGGCCCACGCGCCGCCCTGGGTGTCCTCCGTGCTCTACACGGCCGTGCTCTTCGCGGGCGTGTACTACGACCTCGTCGGGGACGAGCCCCAACCGCCCGTGCGCGCCGCCGGGTTCGTCGCGGCGCTGGGCGCGCTGTTCGCCCTGGACGCGGCGGAGCGGTGGCGCCACCGGCGGTCGGGCGCCTCGCGCGCCCTCGCGGTGGGCGTGCTCGTCGCGCGCGTGGGCCTCTTCGCCGCGGTGGCCTCCTGCGACAGCGCGGGCCTTTCCCGGGCGTTGTTCGTCCTGGTGCCGTTCACGGCGTACTTCGCCCTCGGGCGGCGCGCGAGCCTCGTCCTCGGCGCGGGCTGCGCGGGCGCGCTGCTCGGCCGGTACGCGGTGACCGCCGACGGCTGGTACACGGACGCCGAAGCGATCTCCGACCTGCTGATGTTCGCCCTCGTCCTGACGCTCACCGTGTCGATGGCGGCCGTCGCGACGGGGGAGCAGGACGCCCGGTGGCGCCTGGAGTCGACGGTGCGTGAACTCTCCGCCTCCCACCGCCGGTTGCGCGCGTACGCCGCCCGGGTCGCCGAACTGTCCACGGCCGAGGAGCGCAACCGGCTCGCCCGCGAGATCCACGACAGCATCGGCCACCACCTCACGGCCATCGCCGTGCAGGTGGAGAAGGCGGAGGCGTTCCGCGACCTCGACCGGGCGGAGTCCGATCGGGCCCTGGCCGCGGCCCGCTGGTCGGCGCGGCGCGCCCTGGAGGAGGCCCGCCGGTCGGTGCGGGCCCTGCGGGACGAGCCGGAGCCGTTCTCCCTGTCGGGCGCGCTCTGGGACCTGGTCCGGCACGCGGCCGGCGGCGGCGGGCCCCACCTCACCCTCGACGTCACGGGCGAGGAATCGGCATACGGAGATGTCCAGTTGACCGCGCTGTACCGCGCCGCCCAGGAGGCCCTGACGAACGCCCGCCGCCAC is a window from the Streptomyces spectabilis genome containing:
- a CDS encoding sensor histidine kinase encodes the protein MTTTPWHPREPSPTRPAHAPPWVSSVLYTAVLFAGVYYDLVGDEPQPPVRAAGFVAALGALFALDAAERWRHRRSGASRALAVGVLVARVGLFAAVASCDSAGLSRALFVLVPFTAYFALGRRASLVLGAGCAGALLGRYAVTADGWYTDAEAISDLLMFALVLTLTVSMAAVATGEQDARWRLESTVRELSASHRRLRAYAARVAELSTAEERNRLAREIHDSIGHHLTAIAVQVEKAEAFRDLDRAESDRALAAARWSARRALEEARRSVRALRDEPEPFSLSGALWDLVRHAAGGGGPHLTLDVTGEESAYGDVQLTALYRAAQEALTNARRHADAAHVHLGVEYGPAEARLTVTDDGRGLPASAAARTVPGVGLRGLRERLQPLGGELRVRGTPGGGTTFTATVPRVPSAAEAVPEPGPGTADIPDPPAPTGRT